One region of Wolbachia endosymbiont of Drosophila innubila genomic DNA includes:
- a CDS encoding GIY-YIG nuclease family protein: MKLSYIYILTNKANSTLYIGVTANLIKRIWEHKNKIVSGFTSRYNVNKLVYFEEFEDISLAIARERRLKEWPRQWKINLINQKNPSWIDLYYLALR; encoded by the coding sequence ATGAAGTTATCATATATCTATATACTTACAAATAAAGCTAATAGCACATTATATATTGGTGTAACTGCAAATTTGATCAAGAGGATTTGGGAACACAAAAACAAAATTGTTTCAGGTTTTACATCAAGATATAATGTAAATAAACTTGTATATTTTGAAGAGTTTGAAGATATAAGTTTAGCTATTGCAAGAGAAAGGCGCCTGAAAGAATGGCCAAGGCAGTGGAAAATTAATTTGATCAATCAAAAGAATCCTAGCTGGATTGACTTATATTACTTAGCTTTAAGATAG